Proteins encoded by one window of Paenibacillus urinalis:
- a CDS encoding copper amine oxidase N-terminal domain-containing protein, whose translation MNWKRIALTGVITTLLSTVHGFPHHEASAAVNKKIQVNIDDEQGTLTASSYLEQGTVMVPITMLHKLSEAQINWNNADKTATVRMNGQSFALKPGATKVSYAGKVYNLKETVQLINHRVMVPAAFLSEISDTDMRFDKMDRILYLITDRYYTMTVPKHEEIQLQAAQVNQYDYVEGMNLIVNGDSHPFTSWEGMWDWSYKPDIYVEDLTNDGREELAVINTLGYGTGLMQKEVHIVNLQNHKEIPIESFEDITKEWIDSSITTQDGKVTASVKIKGEEEIKHVLDEYLGPPPEHFYSELGFGAVVYYFIDNGKLTARLGASASTVTFSGDVIIDYKYEEGRFLADKVSYIPHQK comes from the coding sequence ATGAACTGGAAACGGATCGCCCTAACGGGTGTGATTACGACGTTATTATCGACTGTCCACGGATTTCCCCACCACGAGGCATCAGCAGCAGTGAACAAAAAGATTCAAGTGAATATTGACGACGAGCAAGGAACTCTGACAGCTTCCTCGTATCTTGAGCAGGGTACGGTGATGGTTCCAATCACGATGCTTCACAAGCTGTCGGAGGCCCAGATCAATTGGAATAATGCTGACAAGACCGCTACTGTGCGAATGAATGGACAATCCTTTGCTCTTAAACCCGGTGCAACAAAAGTTTCATATGCAGGTAAGGTGTACAATTTAAAAGAAACGGTTCAATTAATTAATCATCGTGTCATGGTGCCTGCTGCATTCCTCAGCGAAATCTCAGACACAGATATGCGATTTGATAAAATGGATCGAATCTTATATCTAATCACCGATCGCTACTACACAATGACTGTTCCCAAGCATGAAGAAATTCAATTACAAGCAGCACAGGTGAATCAGTATGATTATGTAGAAGGCATGAACCTTATCGTTAATGGAGATTCTCATCCTTTTACGAGTTGGGAAGGCATGTGGGACTGGAGCTATAAGCCTGATATTTATGTGGAGGACCTTACGAATGACGGACGAGAAGAGCTTGCAGTCATCAATACACTCGGATATGGAACAGGACTGATGCAGAAGGAAGTTCACATTGTAAATTTGCAAAATCACAAGGAAATTCCGATTGAATCCTTCGAGGATATTACCAAAGAATGGATTGATTCTTCTATTACAACGCAGGATGGGAAGGTCACTGCGTCTGTGAAAATAAAAGGGGAAGAGGAAATCAAGCATGTACTTGATGAATATCTAGGACCTCCTCCGGAACATTTCTATTCAGAGCTTGGCTTCGGCGCAGTCGTCTATTATTTCATTGATAATGGAAAGCTTACTGCTCGTCTTGGGGCATCGGCAAGCACAGTTACTTTCTCAGGAGATGTAATCATTGATTACAAATATGAGGAAGGTCGTTTCCTAGCAGACAAAGTGAGCTATATTCCTCATCAGAAATAA